A portion of the Streptomyces platensis genome contains these proteins:
- a CDS encoding MOSC domain-containing protein yields the protein MTYTVGTVERIWRYPIKSTGGERLEQAEVIARGLAGDRLFAVRDGEGKFGSGKNTRRFRRMPGLLELRSRYPDGTERPELLDLHGAVVADPTAFLRRYLGRDDVELAREREISHFDQLPLSVLSTATLDWVRAAVPGVPVDERRFRPNLLIRTPPGTRPFAEDDWFGCTARIGRTLCVEFVRSSERCVMTNQAQRDLPHSPLILRAIAKAHHSRLDALATVLVPGPVSSGDAVTLL from the coding sequence ATGACGTACACGGTGGGAACGGTGGAGCGCATATGGCGCTATCCGATCAAGTCGACGGGGGGTGAGCGGCTGGAGCAGGCAGAGGTTATCGCCCGGGGCCTCGCCGGGGACCGGCTGTTCGCGGTGCGCGATGGCGAGGGCAAATTCGGCTCGGGGAAGAACACCCGGCGATTCCGCAGGATGCCTGGCCTACTGGAGTTGCGTTCCCGCTACCCGGACGGGACGGAGCGGCCCGAGCTGCTGGATCTACACGGCGCGGTCGTTGCGGACCCAACCGCCTTCCTTCGCCGCTACCTTGGCCGGGACGATGTCGAACTGGCCCGTGAGCGGGAGATCTCCCACTTCGATCAGCTTCCCCTCAGTGTTCTCAGCACCGCCACCCTCGACTGGGTGCGCGCGGCCGTTCCCGGTGTCCCGGTCGACGAGCGGCGCTTCCGACCGAATCTCCTGATACGCACCCCACCGGGTACCCGTCCGTTCGCCGAGGACGACTGGTTCGGATGCACGGCACGGATCGGGCGCACCCTGTGCGTGGAGTTCGTGCGCTCCAGCGAGCGATGCGTGATGACCAATCAGGCCCAGCGGGATCTGCCGCACTCCCCGCTGATACTGCGAGCCATCGCGAAGGCGCATCACTCCCGGCTCGATGCCCTGGCCACGGTGCTGGTGCCCGGCCCGGTGAGTTCCGGTGATGCTGTCACTCTCCTTTGA
- a CDS encoding MFS transporter encodes MEQRPRPAGRRFWATAYALLILLTGTNLPTPLYGDYQERFGFSPLVVTLIFAAYVATLIPSLLVAGPLSDAIGRRRVLLPAVALAALGSVVFALATSTGWLFAARVLQGMALGAASGPLTASLAELEPNGNRRKAALVSTVASVGGLGLGPVLAGLLAQYAPAPHVLPFAVEVVLLVPAAAALVALPATRPAMRWRPRRPEIPVAMRATFATSGTAGFLAFAVIGLFLTLIPPYVATLANSKNLLLGGATVALMLACSVLAQLVGYGKPARSLELTGLPLLAAGLALLALAGGLSSLTVLFAATVIAGVGQGLAFLGGLTAVSQAAPADRHADVLSSFYVILYLGVGLPVIGVGFLATIVGLLPAVQYFAGAAAVLCTTVLIALARARHRAVVSTPTGPHGPVKGE; translated from the coding sequence GTGGAGCAGCGACCCCGCCCAGCCGGCCGACGGTTCTGGGCCACGGCATACGCGCTGCTGATCCTGCTGACGGGAACCAATCTGCCCACCCCGCTGTACGGGGACTACCAGGAGCGATTCGGATTCTCGCCACTGGTCGTGACGCTGATCTTCGCGGCATATGTGGCCACGCTGATCCCTTCCCTGCTGGTGGCCGGCCCGCTGTCGGACGCCATCGGCCGCCGGCGAGTGCTGCTGCCTGCGGTAGCTCTGGCCGCACTGGGGTCGGTGGTGTTCGCGCTCGCCACAAGCACGGGGTGGCTGTTCGCGGCTCGCGTGCTGCAGGGGATGGCGCTCGGCGCGGCATCAGGACCGTTAACCGCATCACTGGCGGAGCTGGAGCCGAACGGCAACCGGCGCAAGGCGGCGCTGGTTTCGACCGTGGCCTCCGTAGGTGGTCTGGGACTCGGGCCCGTGCTGGCCGGTCTCCTGGCTCAGTACGCCCCGGCTCCGCATGTGCTGCCGTTCGCCGTGGAAGTCGTACTGCTGGTACCGGCCGCAGCGGCGCTGGTCGCGCTGCCGGCCACACGCCCCGCAATGCGGTGGCGGCCCCGCCGTCCCGAGATCCCCGTTGCCATGCGCGCCACGTTCGCCACCAGTGGGACGGCCGGCTTCCTCGCCTTCGCCGTCATCGGCCTGTTCCTCACGCTCATCCCTCCCTACGTGGCCACGTTGGCGAACAGCAAGAACCTATTGCTGGGCGGTGCCACCGTGGCGCTGATGCTGGCCTGTTCCGTACTCGCCCAGCTCGTCGGCTACGGGAAGCCGGCCCGAAGCCTGGAGCTGACGGGGCTTCCGCTGCTGGCTGCCGGCCTCGCGCTGCTGGCCCTGGCCGGCGGACTGTCCTCGCTGACAGTACTGTTCGCCGCGACCGTGATCGCAGGAGTCGGCCAAGGTCTGGCGTTCCTCGGTGGCCTCACCGCGGTCAGCCAAGCTGCCCCGGCCGACCGGCACGCTGACGTGCTTTCCAGCTTCTACGTGATCCTCTACCTCGGGGTCGGCCTGCCGGTCATCGGAGTCGGTTTCCTCGCCACCATTGTCGGCCTGCTGCCCGCAGTGCAGTACTTCGCCGGCGCCGCCGCCGTACTGTGCACCACCGTGCTGATCGCCCTCGCCCGAGCGCGGCACCGCGCCGTCGTCTCCACCCCCACCGGCCCACACGGCCCCGTCAAAGGAGAGTGA
- a CDS encoding ArsR/SmtB family transcription factor, whose amino-acid sequence MASRTATKLVHPDRTQLRFTTVLAALGDPVRLAIVARLADAEPDGELACTTFALSVSKSTQSGHFRVLREAGVIRQRDEGTRRLNRLRRDDIDDRFPGLLDLAIRHGRDMLADW is encoded by the coding sequence ATGGCGAGCCGTACCGCGACGAAGCTTGTGCACCCCGACCGCACCCAACTGCGGTTCACCACCGTCCTGGCCGCCCTCGGCGACCCGGTACGTCTGGCCATCGTCGCCCGCCTCGCAGACGCCGAACCCGACGGCGAACTGGCGTGTACGACGTTCGCCCTGTCCGTCAGCAAGTCCACCCAGAGCGGCCACTTCAGGGTGCTGCGGGAAGCCGGCGTGATCCGTCAGCGCGACGAGGGAACCCGGCGACTGAACCGACTGCGCCGGGACGACATCGACGACCGCTTCCCGGGCCTCCTCGATCTCGCCATTCGCCATGGGCGAGACATGCTCGCTGACTGGTAA
- a CDS encoding winged helix-turn-helix transcriptional regulator — protein sequence MRREREQVEAMAEWCNTEVVLSVVGGKWKLLIIRYLLLGTHRFGALRQAMPTVTQRMLTRQLRELEEDGLVSRKVYAEVPPKVEYTLTEVGESLRDIIGQLDTWGSWYRELRTPPARDDEQSTSDS from the coding sequence ATGAGGCGAGAACGCGAGCAGGTGGAAGCGATGGCCGAATGGTGCAACACCGAGGTGGTGCTGTCGGTCGTCGGCGGGAAATGGAAGCTGCTGATCATCCGGTACCTCTTGTTAGGCACGCACCGATTCGGCGCACTCAGACAGGCCATGCCCACCGTCACCCAGCGGATGCTCACCCGGCAGCTTCGGGAGCTGGAGGAGGACGGTCTCGTATCGCGGAAGGTCTACGCGGAAGTGCCGCCGAAGGTGGAGTACACGCTCACCGAAGTCGGCGAGAGCCTGCGGGACATCATCGGTCAGCTCGACACCTGGGGCAGCTGGTACCGCGAGCTCCGGACGCCCCCGGCGCGTGACGACGAGCAGTCGACGTCTGACAGCTGA